ttgctgtttcttttcaggACACAGGTATTGGGATGACCCAGGAGGAGCTCATTTCTAACCTTGGTACCATTGCTCGATCAGGCTCAAAGGTAACTTGGGATGAGGatccttctccctcccttaAAAAACTCTTCTCCAGTTGCAACCACTTTTGTTCTCCCagtaatttttcattctgttttgtcCCTTGGCCCTCAGCCCAGCTGTGAAATGACACCCCCTCTTGGGAGGTGAAACCTGCCTGTGGAGCCTCCTGCTTTCAGtggtccctgctgtgctgtgggaggcccagggagcccaggcagtgctgttGGGCCCTGTGTGTGGCACTGCTGCACCCACTGCCCTCACTCCAAAcaccctccagcccagccatccCTACAGAGGGGCACCCACCCACTTGGCATTTGCCCCCTgtccaggggagcagcagctctgtccccacagcaagGTGTTGTACATGTGTacctgatttttgttttcatctctgGAGGCACCATTTTAAGGTTTCCTGTTCCTGATTGACCAAGCTcttgcttgttttccttttactgCTCTAAGCAGTGCTCCCCTTTTCCAGAGGTGCAGTCCCTGTGCAGAAACCCTTTTCCTTGGGAACCTTCCTCAGAGCATTGATGCAGGAGCATGGGGTGGGGGTGCTGGActgccaggctgcagtgcctgAGGAGCCCAGCTGGGCATTGATCACAACCTCCAGCAATTCCTGAAGTCACTTTGTGCTGGTTTGTGTCTCCTTTGTTCCTGCAGGCTTTTCTagaagctctgcagagccaagcTGAAGCCAGCAGTAAAATCATCGGCCAGTTTGGAGTGGGTTTCTATTCAGCCTTCATGGTGGCTGATAAAGTGGAGGTGTTCTCACAgtcagcagagccaggcagcccaggctaCCACTGGTCATCTGATGGGTGAGGCTGCAAAGAGGGCTGGCAGCATGGGGGGGCTGTGTCCAGACCAGGCATGGCCTGAAAGCCCTGCAAAGGCAGGGCTTGTGTGTTCTTCCAGGACCTGGCTGAGTGGTTTAGGTCCTGCTCTAGTTACACACAGGAACAAAGCCCGGCCAAATGTGTGGGAACTGCAAGGGCAGGGTTGGTTTTTCAGAGCAGACATGCTGTGGACAGAGTGCCTGCCTGTCCTGttcatccctgctgcaggcactcAGCTCAGGGGGCCACACCACAGGGACAAACTGAACCTCCTGGGTCTAATCATCCTCTGAGGTTTGGCTTGGGGCacccacagagagcagagcttgtgcagcactgggagctgcaggtaCATCTCCTTGGGGGTCACAGCTGTGTGCTCAtcctttgctttttgcttgaAGTTGCAAATATCTGTGATGGCAAAGCTGTGGGCTGCTGGACATGTTGGAATTGGAGCTTCTGAGGGTGACAAGCTCAGCATCCCCTTAAAATTTCCTGAGAATAAAGAATTTACTACATTATTTAAATTCTTGAGAAAACTGAGAcaccagactggtttgggttttcaGTAACTAGTGTTTTTGCAGAGCAGTTTATCCTGGGTCTGGGTCTCTGGGGAAAACAGCCACATGTTTTTTGGGGCTTCTCAGAGCATAAGGAGTATTTgacatttttttgccttttcctctcAGCTTTGAAGTGTTGTGTGTGCTCTCAGTTGAACAATTTCTCTGTGCTATCATGAGTGTACCTGAGGCACAAACTGACACAGTGTTTGTTTCTAATCCTAGTTCAGGGATGTTTGAGATTGCAGAAGCATCTGGGGTCAGAGCTGGGACTAAGATTATTATACATCTGAAAGAAGACTGCAAAGAATTTGCAAATGAAGACCGAGTCAAGGGTGAGTAGAGGAGGGGAATGCTGTTCCCCCTAGGCTCTGGGAATTCTGTTGGTGCTCACAGATGGGAGGTGAATTTacaggttttttcctctcctgcaaCTCCTTTCACCTGCTGTTACTGAGGGAATTCCTGCTGTGTTGTTTCCACAAAGGTGACCCTTCTGTGTCTTCTTTCCATTCCAGAGGTGGTGACAAAATACAGCAACTTCATCAGCTTCCCCCTGTACCTCAATGGGAGAAGAATTAACACTTTACAGGTGAGGTGGAGGCCACAGGCAGGTCACTCATGGAGGTGAACCTCTGTAATGCTCCCCTGGAGACAGGAAACAGCACAAAGCTGTCCCTGGAAACCAGGGGAGGATTGGCCAGGATATCACAGATCTTGCAGTGATCAGTTAATTAGAACAAAAGGAGACAATCCAGCTGAAGTCATATCTGCAACAGCTTCTTTGCATTTATTGTGGAAAAGTCTTGGAGATCAGCAAGATCTgttctcttcccttgtcctgaaTTATTATTTCAGTGCTTTATAATGCTTATTCTGTTTAAGCCATGTGACATGTTAGTGCTGATGGTATAGGTGGTGTGCTGACACCTCTCACTGCAGTTCTTTCTGTCCTTTACATGGAATAGCCACTGCCAGGGAgtggttggggtttttcagcagctcacagggaatggttggggtttttcagcagctcacagcctgATTTATTCCCAGCTCCTAGCTGAGCATTTTCTGACCACTGGCATTATACTGCAGCCAGATCCATTTTACTCAGATGTTCTTGGCCCAATTGCAGGCATCACTTGGGAGAAATTAATtatctttaaaacagaaatctaTGAATCATTTTCCTCCAGCATCTTCTCTTCTGATTGTTTAAAGCTTTCTCACCTAAGAGAGCAGGTAGAGAGCATTTGTgtggcttttttgtttcctggaaTGTGGCACCGACTGCACAGACTTTCAAGACtgtatttaaacattttacCATGTTAATTTATCTAAGGTTCTGTAATTGGTGTTATTAGTCACTGATTATTTATTTGGATTCCTGCATGATAGTGTTTCTGTTCCAAAGGCTTTCTAGCTGTGCCCCTTAAattacaaaaccagaaatagcTTTAGACAGCTGTTTGCTCTCTCTGCCTGACAATCAGTAGAACAGGctccctggagaagagcagtAGTAGAGCAAGGGGTGAAATGCCCTTAATAGAGTCATGGACTTTTATCTTCTTATCAGAAAGTCTGTTTTCCCTTGGGTTACAGCAACAGCTTGATTCTCATCATGCTCTCATTTCATGCTTTTTCTTTATCCAGGATCTTGGCTTTGTGCTTTTCCACACATCAGCATCAGTTCACTGCAAACAGAGCCACAGTTGGTTCCCTGGTGGGATTTCTCCTCAATGAGCCTGTGAATGCTCACAGCATGGAGCTGGGGTTTCTCTGCTCTAACTGGGATAACTGTTAGCTACAAGTGAGCCCCTGAGAATGCAGCACTTTCCAAAACACAGCTACTGTAAACACCTTAGCTCCCAGTGAGTCCATAATCCTACCTATGATCCTGCAAACCCTCCAGGACACTTGTGTCTGCTGGAAATGAGGGGAAGCCACCTGTGGAACAAGGCTGTGAGGCAGAGGAATCCTTAAGGATTTCAGGGCTGCCAGGGACCTGAAACTCTTGGGCTCTGAGGGTGGGCTGGATGTTGGTGTTGTCCCCAGAAATCGCTCCTGTCGCTCGTTTGGGCTTGAGTGGCAAAGAGAGGCAGTGACTGAGGTGGGCTTCACCCAGCTGGAAACACACAGTTCTGCATTGAGTCCCACATCTTTGCTGGGTGCGAGTCTTTTGCTCAGGTACTGGAAACTGAAACATGCTGTGAGCATGGGCTGAGTGCTTCAGAAAGCACTGGGGGAGttagagcagcagcagcaggtgggcCTGGAGCTCATGGCATGTGTTCATGTGGGAAACAGTGGTGGAGCAGTGACCCTGCAGTGGTTCACAAAGCAGCTCCCAAGCTGCTGAACAAATCAGCAGAAaacagtgcaggagctgcttcacAAGCTCTTAGCTGAGACAGTGACCTCCCTCAGAGAGGCAGATTGGTTGCAAAAGGCTCActaaaaattttgcttttcctttactTGCTGGTTAGACCTTGAGAACTTGACCAGTACTGCCAGTCATTTGAGCTGTGGGATCTGCCCAGGATGGCCAAGATTGGCAAGTGTgatgtcaggacccaggacatccctctggctgtcctgagcagccaagacccctgccaggggtctcagagaccctggcacagagcccaaaatgcccctgtggttttgattatgacccgtggagcaagttaccaaccttagatgaagatctgcaagccatgacaaattaagtagaatgatagtgaatttatcacaaggtgaaaaagtagtttttggggtttttagaatggggattcaggggggcaagatggagagatctgggcatgtcctgcctttctccttcttcttcttggcctccatctcctgctgtgatgttggcacttttagattagtttagagtagaagctcactgtctaacataggtgataggtattggaaaggaattgtaaacattgtatgtgtagtttttagtataaagatataacaccaccctgggggcaggcagagtgcctctgagtGTCGTGCTGAGCGGACCTTGGCTGGACAGgagagaaaattttatagataagatacaataaacaaccttgagaccgagaaatgaagagccctgactccttcttcaagcactgggctgggaaaagagactttctaacattTCTCTgagtcactctgaccagctagaaGCCCCAACAGTGTGAGGCAAAGGAGGTTAGCCAAATCCCTTTTGTTTGGGGCTACACAAAGCTGCCCTATAGATGTTGCAGGGCAAGAGTTACCTCTGAGGGGTGGCCAGACGAGGGGCAGTAGTTTGTTCATTGATAATGTGCCTGAGCCACATCTCGCTCCCAGGCTGTGCATAAGAGTCTGTTTGAAAGGTTCTATTTCCCTGCTCTGGCATCCTGGAGGCCAGAGAGCTGATGGGAACtgttctccctgctcctgcacaggccCTGTGGATGCTGGAGCCCAAGGacatcggcgagtggcagcacGAGGAGTTTTACCGCTTCATAGCGCAGGCCTATGACAAACCCCGCTACGTCCTGCACTACAAGACCGACGCTCCCCTCAACATCCGCAGCATCTTCTACGTGCCCGAGCAAGTACGTGTGCTGCCCTGGAACCTCCGCCCAGCCTCTCTGAAAGGGGAGAAGGGCAGAGCTCCTTAGGGAAGGGAAGCAGacatggctgcagggaggaatATCCAGTGGGGCATCTCTGCAGTGGGCTGGTGTCGCAGGGTAGTTGGGATAATGAGCCatgagaggagcagggggatgGCTTGGCTGGGTCTCTAGGGAAGAGAGCCAAGACTTCAGCTCTCGTTGGGTTCAGCATTGTAGGGAAGACCAGAGTGTGATGTGGGGCACCCTGCACAGTGTGGGTGTTACCTCCTGtctcttttcctgcagaagCCATCCATGTTTGACATCAGCAGGGAAATGGGCTCCAGCGTTGCCCTCTACAGCCGCAAAATCCTCATCCAAACCAAAGCTGCAGACATCCTGCCCAAGTGGCTGCGCTTCCTTAGAGGTGGGTGTGCCACCAGGAATAGCAGGTTATGGACGATGGCTTCCACAGGGGCTGCCCTCCTGAGCCTGGCACTTGTGTTTCTATCACTGTTCAAGGGTTGCTTTGTGTTCCAGGTGTTGTGGACAGTGAGGATATACCCCTGAATCTCAGCAGGGAGCTTCTGCAGGAGAGTGCCCTGATCAGGTAAGCAAGAGTATCTCTGGACTGAGATACAAGGAAAAGATGTAAAGCCATGAGGGAAAGGGGACAGTGGACTCActacagccctgcacagagagATGTTCACCTAAAATGTCTTGTCTGGCTCTAGCAGCTGTCTTAAAAAAGGCTTGTTCCTCCTGCAGGAAGCTCCGTGATGTTTTGCAGAAGAGGTTGATCAAGTTCTTCATTGACCAGAGCAAGAAGGACCCTGAGAAATATGCCAAATTCTTTGAGGAGTACGGGGTGTTTATGAGAGAGGGGATTGTCACGATAGCAGAGCAGGATGTCAAGGTACCATGAATCTTGAAAACTGCAGCTGATGGGAAAGATCACCATGAGCTGGGATGAGGGAGACTGCTACTTCCCATGGAACTTGCACGCCCATAACTTGTGTTCCTGGGTCTGCCAAGACCTATGGATTCTCTAGTGCCTCAACTTTCACTCTTTCTGACTGGTGCTGCTTCCCATTTATTTTGAGACCCTGCAGAGTCTCTGTGCCCACACTGTTGTCAGCCCTTCCTGGTGACATGAAGGGCTGATGACAATGTCAACTACAATGGGCAATAAAGATGGGCCTTCCCCTCCTGTTGCCTAATTCCCATTTCCAGGAGAGCTTGATCTATATCCTCTCTAGATCACTTTTCTACCTCTTTAATATCTGGAGCAGGAAAGGAGGGATTCAAAATCCCCTGAGCCATTTTGTATGGCTGCCAAGAGACACAGGAATCCTTGGGGTTGGGTGCAGCTCAGTGACCCAGCTGAGCTCACAGGAGCACATTTCCTGCAGGAGGACATAGCAAAGCTGCTGCGTTACGAGTCGTCGGCGCTGCCTGCGGGGCAGCTGACCAGCCTGAGCGACTACGGCTCGCGCATGAAGGCCGGCAGCAGGAACATCTACTACCTGTGTGCCCCCAACCGGCACCTGGCCGAGCACTCGCCCTACTTCGAggccatgaagaagaaggacatggaggtgGGTGAGCAGTGGTGCCacatgttgcagtgtgatgtcaTACCTTGCCTCAGTTTCCCGGTCCTTCCCCAGGTGCCAATCACcactcccttcccctcccttgcccctGCTGAGTGCTGTCTGTCAatctggcattccagaagggcgtcgagtgattggcagagttcaaaagatgcctttcagccctgggggacattgggccagccaggtgtcatttgtcccctgagactcCCCTCCCTTACCTGCTTGGTGTgatccctaccccttccctctccctctccccggggttaaaAGACACAGCAACCACACGGTTCAGGGAGGTTCTCTTAGGGCtgttgctgcattcagaggcttatgggccaggaataaagctctggatcgaaaccctccagcagaacctgactcctttccttcagcaTCACCTTAAGCTtctccaccagaggtaaacccgagctcctgcatgcctggacttgtcccaagcACCCAGGTGCAACATGCAGctggccaaaggtgtctctgaggtgaaaccaccacagctgctgcctttggtcaagcagcaagggccacatgagcccaggcacgttccatccGACTCTATTGGTATTAATTCCAACAGCCATAGCCCGGGGaacaccctgagctgctgcagtaaTGGTCAGGGCTGGCTCTCAGGGCTGAGCATGGCACTGAGGCCTCTGATAGAGCCCTGCCAGCACGGTGCCTTTGCCTGgccccctctgcctctgctctgtgacATGGGGCCAGGAGGAACCGGTCACACACTCTTAACTACAAGGTTAAACAAAACCATGCAGCTGTTAGGAGTATCCAAAGGAGGACCATGGGAGTGGTGAAGGGCATGGAGGAGAAGCCATATGAGGAGCGGGTGGGGGCACTTGGTGCATtcagctggagaaaaggagactgaggggagacctcactgtgGTCTTCAACATCCTCACAAGGGCCAGCAGAGGGACAGGTGTCGATCTTTTCACCCTCatgacccaagggaatggctggagctcagctgggaggtttaggttgggtatcaggAAGAAGTTTTCACCCAGAGATGTCAGACACTGtgacaggctccccagggaagtgctcACAGCACCACGCCTGtctgagttcaagaagcatttggacaatgctctcagacacAGGGATTGTTGGGtgtgctgcacagggaagagctgggacAATGATCCTGATGGCTCCCCtacaactcagcatattctgtgatttagtACTTGTACAGACACTTGGTTCTTATATCTGTTTCCTACCTTTGCTggatcccagagcaggaggctgggagctgctgtgcagggctggaattgTGTTATGTTTGTCCTCTGTGGGCAGGTGGCCCTCTCAGGTGTGGAGCCAGTGCTGGTTCTCactttccctgggcagcagaactTGTTCAGCTGCAGACCTGCCACCCATGGTAACAAATCCCTCAAGGGTTTGCTTTCATGTCAAGCCCTGAGTGACAGTCACTGTGGGGTTGAACCTGTGAGTTTCCTGTGTGATATTCCTGCTGTTTGGTACAGAGCTGCCTTGAGAAGGAGGGAATGCTGTTACATCCCAAACAATGTGTTGCTGTCCCTTTGTTGGCACAGGTGCTGTTCTGCTATGAGCAGTTTGATGAGCTGACACTCTTGCACCTCCGGGAGTTTGACAAGAAGAAGCTGATCTCTGTGGAGACAGACATTGTTGTTGATCACTATAAGGAAGAGAAGTTTGAGGAGAGCCGCCCAGGTACCGTGAgccttccctgtcccctcctgctgcacacTGCCCTGCTACCCTGAGCAAGCAGTGAGGGGACACCTTCCTCCCCTGTTCTTGGAGCTCCTGAGCAAGAGCCTTCTACCCTCCCATTCTCATGGTCTGAGGTAGCTTAGAGTTTTTGCAGACTGGATTCATCTCACATGATCAAAGTTAAATGGAATGTCATGTGTGGAGTTGCCATGATTTTATTTCAACCCCATGCATATATCTGGtgcccaggcagaggcaggcagcccctggcaaggCATGAGCCTGCCCTCTCCAGGTGTGGCACAGTCTGGGATGAGGATATGTAGGTGTGTGCTGAGTGGTGCTGCACTCCCACTCCCACAAGAGAACTGATAAATGAAAGTGTGAAATGGAAGATTGGAAACTCAGCTCATTGTCCATTGCACACTATAGATGCACACTCAGATGTGCCCTCTTTCCCTGCCAGCTGGAGAACGTCTGACAGAGAAGGAGGCTGAGGATCTGATGGCCTGGATGAGGAATGCCTTAGGCTCTCGAGTCACTGGGGTGAAGGTGGGTATTCTGTGTCTGGGTAGCTGAGTACAGGAGATCCATGGAGGTAACGATCTAGGGAAAAAAGATGACAGGTAGTTGGGGACACAGAGTTGCTGCCACAGAGTTTTCTTTGGACACTGTGGGAAGACATTCTTCTCTGTGCCTCCTCTAAGTGGTGTGGATGCTGGCATTTGTCATTGGCTGGTCAGGGTGGCAGCAGAAGAACCACATCTGTGTGTATTGAGCAAAGCCCATATTGCAGTCGATGCTCAGGTTACCAGAACAGGCTGGTGACTCTTCTTGCTTGTGGAAAGGTGCATTGGCAAGGAATGCTTTGGgtccagctgcagccactgcctgTGGGCTGTGGAGCCATTTGAGCCCCCATCTTTCCTGCTCGTTTAGGCAGCTCCTGTGAGATGGGAATGAATCATGTGGAGGCTTGGTGTAGACCTGTGCTGAGGAGACTCCAAGCCCTCAGACTTTCCCCACATGTCCAGGCTTTCCACATCAATAACAGTCTTTTGGAAGTCATATTTTGCAATGTCTGATATTGTTCTGCTGAAATGCTGAGTTGAGGACATCAAGGGTTTTTTGCAGGTTTGTCATCCTTCACTTCTGCTTGATTTGTGAAAGCTTTTCAGAGTGTTTGCTTGAATGGTAGCTATGTTGAGGGCTGCCAATTTTACTGCAGGCTCTATCATTTGGGGCAAGGCAGGATTGGGATTTGCAAGCCTTGGGAGACCTTTTTCCATTCTGGATGTGCACTGTCCATGGCAGCCCTGACCGGTGCTTGTGCCGCAGGTGACCACGCGGCTGGACACGCACCCTGCCATGATCACCGTGCTGGAGATGGGCGCTGCCCGCCACTTCCTGCGCATGCAGCAGCTGGCCAAGACCCAGGAGGAGcgagcccagctcctgcagcccaccCTGGAGATCAACACAGGGTAaggggggacagcagcagcactaggcctggggcacagcagcctctcAGCAGTGGAGGTGGAGAGGAGGCCATGTAAAGGCTGCCAAGTAGCAGAGTCCTCCCCATTATGTGCAGTCAGTGCCACAGAGCCTTCATCTGTGACACTGAGTGGCACCTTCAATGTGAGCCCCCCACACACAGTGTGCAGCCCTCTGGGGACCATGGGGGTTGTAGGGACAGAtaggagagaagagagaagccCTCAGAACAGGAGCAAGGAAGTTGACTTTGGTGATCCACTGTGACTTAGCTGCTCATTCTGGAAATACATTTCTCACTATGTCCTAAATCAGCAAGTTTCAGTGTTGATCTCTCTCTTACAGGCATGCTCTGATTAAGAGGCTCAGTGAGCTGAAGGACAGTCAGCCTGATCTGGCCCAGATGTTGCTCGACCAGGTGAGAGTTGGACCTTctccaaaagcagcaccatCCTTCCCAGAACCAGCTGCAGACCAGGCATGACAGGGAACAGGGTGAACCATTACAGTGGGCAGGAGTCACAGCCTTCTGTGGCCCCTGGGTATTTCTGGGACTTGTGGTCGATGTTTTCCTAGCAGGTGCCCTAGAAGACATTCTTTGTTTCAGCATGCAGGTCCTGGGAGTAATgttcccttcctccctcaggCAGGTTGCTTTGGTGCTTATTTAgtgctttcttctctttttcagatTTATGAGAATGCCATGATTGCAGCAGGACTGAATGAGGACCCCAGGCCAATGGTGAACCGGCTGAACGAACTCCTCACCAGAATCCTGGAGAAGAAATGAGCCCCAAGGACTGAAGGATGAACTCTGTGCTGACCTCTTGCCTCAGGCACAGCCActctcagcagctgcttgcAGGCACTGTCCAGCACAGGTTCatgggcagagggcagggacagtgctggggacatccagccctccctgcacgGGGAGGAGCCACCTGTAATTATCAGATCCCACATCATCAGCTTGTTCAAAGTGCAGTGCTCTTAGTGGGGACAAAATCCAGAGGTTGCTGCTTAAATAATGTGCCCAAATTTCTGACATGAGCCTGAAGAGCCTCATTTCATACTGTTTCTAAAAATGGCCTTTCTTAAAACAGATGTTGGCAGCAAGATCCCCAGTTAGGTCTGTGAATACACCCCCCTATCCACAAAATCCCTGCTCACCTTTGTGCTCTGAACAAGCACTGGAAAAATCAATTCATTAGTTAAGAAACCTCCAGGTCTGACCAGACAGGAGCAGTTTGCTGGCATGGAGACAGCTTGCTGCCTTTGGCAGACACAGATCCTGTTGGTGGAACATGGCAGAAAAGATCACTGAGCTGCTGGCTAAGGGAGTTCATCCTGGTCTTGTGGAAAAGGGGAAGTAACTGGGAGGCAGCTTTCTACTGTGTGGCTTTCTGGAGAGTCTGTGGGATAAACTGCATGCCTAGCTGATGTGTATTTATGATAAATAAACAATTCTTATTTTCCAGACATCCCCCCCCTTCAGTCTCCTCTTTATTTTGTTGGTCTTTATGTCTTCCAGCTGGTGATGTTGGTTTGTCTCTCTTTGGATGCTGTCTGGTTCTTCAGGACATCAAGCACTGGACATGGTGGCCGTGAAAACAAGAGAGTGTAGAGGGGAAAGCAGGGGAATCTGTAGCTGTGAACCCTGTTAGTTTTGTGTCTGAAAATGGGATATAGCCCTTGGTTTGAATGAAGGAGCAGTGGCTGTTCAGACAGAAATGCCATGCTAGATTCCCTCTGTGCCTGCTTTACACCATGCAAATGGTTTATAAGAATCCTTTCTCCTGCTCagtggggctctgagcagccctggTATTTGTTTAGCTTATCTTTAAATTGCCAGATTAAGATGCTGGGACTGGGTTTGGTTAACTCtttgggtgctgtgctgggcaagACAACCTCCAGCTCTTTAAGCTACAGGAAGcctggctgtgcacagaggagagaaaaattccTGCTGTTTGGGGGACCATTTGAGAAGTTTTATTAACATCACctaacatttcatttttgttcagatatggaagaggaaaagaataggCACAGTTTAGAGAGTGCTGAGACAGTCAAGGAGTCACCTTTTCCATCCTACAGCTGGTGATAAATCCTGTCAGGAACATTGTGGCGGGACCAGGACAGTGACTGTCCCCATGGGCATTGCTGAGGTACCTCTAGTCCTGGGGGCACTCGTGGTCCTCTCCCAGCAAGAaagacactgaggggctggagcatgttcACAGAAGGGAACAGAACTGGGGAAGGgactggagcaccaggagcagctgggggagctcagcctggagaaaaggaggctcaaggGGAACCtttggctctgcacaactcctgacaggaggggacagccaggtggGAGTCAggttctgctcccagggaacaacggacaggatgagagggaacagcctcaaGTTATGCCTAGACAGGTCCAGATCAGTTATTgggaaaaattcttcactgaaagtgAAGTGTGCCagtggtcaggcactggcacagctgcctggggcagtggtggagtcaccatccctggagagattcaaaagccatgtggatgtggcacttgggacaTGGGCTAGTGCTGCATTAATGGCTGGACTTGAggatcttttccaacccaaatgattctgtgattgtaaCATGGACTGAAGCAATTCAAACCTCTGGTGatttgtgctgggagcagcacagcaggtgaGTGTGGAATCCTGCAAGCTGCACACCTGATAAAGTGCCTAAAAATAGGAGTGCTGATACAATGAGCTGAGGCTGGATGCTGGTTTGTGACCTTTGCTGCACTGAGAAGCAGAGTGTGCTTGGAGCTGGCCATGAACTGCCTGACACATCTCTAACCTCCCCATCCTGTGAATCCTCCAGGAATCCCAGCAGCCCTTCAGGTGCTCATTTTTTGCCACAAAGGATTTGTGACTAAAATGTCAAATAAGATGTCTGTAACTGCAGTGCACACCtaccctgtgtccctgtgcccactgaACA
This genomic window from Molothrus aeneus isolate 106 chromosome 16, BPBGC_Maene_1.0, whole genome shotgun sequence contains:
- the TRAP1 gene encoding heat shock protein 75 kDa, mitochondrial — its product is MAAARGGRCLLAALRRSGTAPRLRPSAAKGAACLQRQILHRWSLQHNVPASSIAAVRMYSTQTAESKEEEPLHTIISNTENVKGAASKHEFQAETKKLLDIVARSLYSEKEVFIRELISNGSDALEKLRHRLMTEGKALPELEIHLQTDSAKGTITIQDTGIGMTQEELISNLGTIARSGSKAFLEALQSQAEASSKIIGQFGVGFYSAFMVADKVEVFSQSAEPGSPGYHWSSDGSGMFEIAEASGVRAGTKIIIHLKEDCKEFANEDRVKEVVTKYSNFISFPLYLNGRRINTLQALWMLEPKDIGEWQHEEFYRFIAQAYDKPRYVLHYKTDAPLNIRSIFYVPEQKPSMFDISREMGSSVALYSRKILIQTKAADILPKWLRFLRGVVDSEDIPLNLSRELLQESALIRKLRDVLQKRLIKFFIDQSKKDPEKYAKFFEEYGVFMREGIVTIAEQDVKEDIAKLLRYESSALPAGQLTSLSDYGSRMKAGSRNIYYLCAPNRHLAEHSPYFEAMKKKDMEVLFCYEQFDELTLLHLREFDKKKLISVETDIVVDHYKEEKFEESRPAGERLTEKEAEDLMAWMRNALGSRVTGVKVTTRLDTHPAMITVLEMGAARHFLRMQQLAKTQEERAQLLQPTLEINTGHALIKRLSELKDSQPDLAQMLLDQIYENAMIAAGLNEDPRPMVNRLNELLTRILEKK